In Palaemon carinicauda isolate YSFRI2023 chromosome 21, ASM3689809v2, whole genome shotgun sequence, the following proteins share a genomic window:
- the LOC137615123 gene encoding cilia- and flagella-associated protein 251-like: MEESEEEDEELEEEEKSEQNTEDSDDEEESVQNTEDSDDEKSSIQNTEDSEEEENSDSSESEMEENLLSISVQNRFSFLSDEMEESEEEDEDSYDEEESEQNTEDSEEDESEQNIKDSDEEESIQNTEDSYDEEESEQNTEDSDDEEETEQNTEDSVSDEESEEEKVSEEEKVSEEEKESEGEAEEESEEEEESEEEDEDSDDKEESEQNTEGSEKEDEETEDEPCKGKGHHLPKQERPKGMPRRGFKGRQKPTTQNAGPKKTSNKDTKAKNRKKQNVEKHPKMHIPRNQFQRNKRMV; encoded by the coding sequence atggaagaatcagaggaagaggacgaagaattagaggaagaggaaaaatcagaacaaaatactgaagattcagatgatgaggaagaatcagtacaaaatacggaagattcagatgatgaaaaAAGCTcaatacaaaatactgaagattcagaagaggaggaaaattcagattcttctgaaagcgaaatggAGGAAAACCTTTTGAGCATTTCCgtccaaaaccgatttagtttcttgtctgacgaaatggaagaatcagaggaagaggatgaagattcataTGATGaagaagaatcggaacaaaatactgaagattcagaagaggacgAATCAGAACAAAATATTAAAGATTCAGATGAGGAAGAATcaatacaaaatactgaagattcataTGATGaagaagaatcagaacaaaatactgaagattcagatgatgaagaagaaacagaacaaaatactgaagattcagtaagtgatgaggaatcagaggaagaaaaagtatcagaggaagaaaaagtatcagaggaagaaaaagaatcagaggGAGAGgcagaagaagaatcagaggaagaagaagaatcagaggaagaggatgaagattcagatgataaggaagaatcggaacaaaatactgaaggttcagaaaaagaggatgaagaaaCCGAAGACGAAccctgcaaaggcaaaggtcatcatctgccAAAGCAAGAGCGTCctaaaggaatgccccgcagaggattcAAAGGTCGTCAAAAGCCTACAACACAAAACGCAGGACCAAAAAAGACCAGCAATaaggacacaaaggccaagaaccgaaagaagcaaAATGTTGAAAAACACCCCAAGATGCATattcccaggaatcagttccagaggaacaAAAGGATGGTGTAA
- the LOC137615124 gene encoding uncharacterized protein, with product MYSNFPADFGVSADSGVPLNSGVPAISGVTMYASFPADSGVLLDSGVSANSVVLADSGVPLDSGVPLDSGVPLDSGVPLNSSGSADSGVPLDSGGLLNSDIPADTDVPADSGVTMYSGFPADSVVPSDSGVPVDSGVPAESGVLLDSSVPVVSGVPLVSGVPVDSGVPADYGVPLDSGGLLNSDIPADSGVPADSSVPADFGVTMYSGFPADSVVLLDSGVPSDSGVQLDSGVPVDSGVPAESGVLLDSGVPVESGVPLVSGVPVDSGVPADYGVLLDSGVLLNSDIPADSGVPADFGVTMYSGFPADSAVLLDSGVPSDSGVQLDSGVPSDSGVQLDSGVPVDSGVPAESGVLLDSGVPVDSGVPAEYGVRLDSGVPADSGVPEDSGVPEDSGVPEDSGVLSFPMLCY from the coding sequence ATGTATTCTAATTTTCCAGCGGATTTTGGTGTTTCAGCGGATTCTGGAGTTCCGCTGAATTCTGGTGTTCCAGCAATTTCTGGTGTTACAATGTACGCTAGTTTTCCAGCGGATTCTGGTGTTCTGCTGGATTCTGGGGTTTCAGCGAATTCTGTTGTTCTAGCGGATTCTGGTGTTCCGCTGGATTCAGGTGTTCCACTGGATTCTGGTGTTCCGCTGGATTCTGGTGTTCCACTGAATTCTAGTGGTTCAGCGGATTCTGGTGTTCCGCTGGATTCTGGTGGTCTGCTGAATTCTGATATTCCAGCGGATACGGATGTTCCAGCGGATTCTGGTGTTACGATGTATTCTGGGTTTCCAGCGGATTCTGTTGTTCCATCGGATTCTGGTGTTCCAGTGGATTCTGGTGTTCCAGCGGAATCTGGAGTTCTGCTTGATTCTAGTGTTCCTGTGGTTTCTGGTGTTCCACTGGTTTCTGGTGTTCCAGTGGATTCTGGTGTCCCAGCGGATTATGGTGTTCCGCTGGATTCTGGTGGTCTGCTGAATTCTGATATTCCAGCGGATTCTGGTGTTCCAGCGGATTCTAGTGTTCCAGCGGATTTTGGTGTTACGATGTATTCTGGTTTTCCAGCGGATTCTGTTGTTCTGCTGGATTCTGGTGTTCCATCGGATTCTGGTGTTCAGCTGGATTCTGGTGTTCCAGTGGATTCTGGTGTTCCAGCGGAATCTGGAGTTCTGCTTGATTCTGGTGTTCCTGTGGAATCTGGTGTTCCACTGGTTTCCGGTGTTCCTGTGGATTCTGGTGTCCCAGCGGATTATGGTGTTCTGCTGGATTCTGGTGTTCTGCTGAATTCTGATATTCCAGCGGATTCTGGTGTTCCAGCGGATTTTGGTGTTACGATGTATTCTGGTTTTCCAGCGGATTCTGCTGTTCTGCTGGATTCTGGTGTTCCATCGGATTCTGGTGTTCAGCTGGATTCGGGTGTTCCATCGGATTCTGGTGTTCAGCTGGATTCGGGTGTTCCAGTGGATTCTGGTGTTCCAGCGGAATCTGGAGTTCTGCTTGATTCTGGTGTTCCTGTGGATTCTGGTGTTCCAGCAGAGTATGGTGTTCGGCTGGATTCTGGAGTTCCAGCGGATTCTGGTGTTCCAGAGGATTCTGGTGTTCCAGAGGATTCTGGTGTTCCAGAGGATTCTGGTGTTCTCTCTTTTCCAATGCTCTGTTATTAA